From a region of the Basfia succiniciproducens genome:
- the nrdB gene encoding class Ia ribonucleoside-diphosphate reductase subunit beta, which translates to MAYTTFSQNKNDQLKEPMFFGQNVNVSRYDQQKYETFEKLIEKQLSFFWRPEEVDVAQDRIDYAALPEHEKHIFISNLKYQTLLDSIQGRSPNVALLPLVSIPELETWIETWTFSETIHSRSYTHIIRNIVNDPSVVFDDIVTNEEIIKRAKDISAYYDDLIRDSQLYNLFGEGTYKVEGKECKVTLRNLKKQLYLCLMSVNALEAIRFYVSFACSFAFAERQLMEGNAKIIKFIARDEALHLTGTQHILNIMAAGQDDPEMAEIAEECKQEAYDLFLAAAEQEKAWADYLFKDGSMIGLNKDILVQYVEYITNIRMQAVGLPLPFQARSNPIPWINAWLVSDNVQVAPQEVEISSYLIGQIDSKVDTSDFGDFDL; encoded by the coding sequence ATGGCATACACCACTTTCTCCCAAAATAAAAACGATCAACTAAAAGAGCCGATGTTCTTTGGCCAAAACGTGAATGTTTCACGTTATGATCAACAAAAATATGAAACATTTGAAAAACTTATAGAAAAACAACTTTCATTTTTCTGGCGCCCGGAAGAGGTGGATGTTGCCCAGGATCGTATTGATTACGCAGCACTGCCGGAACATGAAAAACATATTTTTATCAGTAACTTAAAATATCAAACCTTATTGGATTCGATTCAAGGCCGCAGTCCGAATGTGGCGTTATTACCGTTAGTATCAATTCCCGAATTAGAAACCTGGATTGAAACCTGGACGTTTAGTGAAACCATTCACAGCCGTTCTTACACGCATATTATTCGCAATATCGTGAACGATCCGTCCGTTGTATTTGACGATATCGTTACCAACGAAGAAATTATTAAGCGTGCGAAAGATATTTCGGCTTATTATGACGACTTAATCCGTGACAGTCAGCTTTATAACCTGTTCGGTGAAGGTACCTATAAAGTAGAAGGTAAAGAATGTAAAGTGACGTTGCGTAACTTGAAAAAGCAACTTTATCTTTGCTTAATGAGCGTGAATGCCCTGGAAGCAATCCGTTTTTACGTGTCTTTTGCCTGTTCGTTCGCTTTTGCGGAACGTCAATTAATGGAAGGCAATGCAAAAATCATTAAATTTATTGCCCGTGATGAAGCCTTACATTTAACCGGAACTCAGCATATTCTGAATATTATGGCTGCTGGTCAGGATGACCCGGAAATGGCGGAAATTGCCGAAGAATGTAAACAGGAAGCTTATGACTTATTCTTAGCTGCGGCGGAACAGGAAAAAGCCTGGGCGGATTATTTATTCAAAGACGGTTCAATGATCGGCTTGAACAAAGATATTTTGGTGCAATATGTGGAATATATCACCAATATCCGTATGCAGGCGGTCGGCTTGCCGTTGCCTTTCCAGGCGCGTTCAAATCCTATTCCTTGGATTAACGCTTGGTTGGTATCGGATAATGTTCAGGTGGCGCCGCAGGAAGTTGAAATCAGCTCATATTTAATCGGTCAAATCGATTCAAAAGTCGATACCAGTGATTTTGGCGATTTCGATCTTTAA
- the yfaE gene encoding class I ribonucleotide reductase maintenance protein YfaE: protein MKIYQVRIENYQLTFSHNNKASLLSELEALGLKPEYQCRSGYCGSCRVKLKKGRVSYKELPLAFVNPDEILLCCCQAEEDLEIELLS from the coding sequence ATGAAAATCTATCAAGTCCGTATCGAAAATTATCAACTGACTTTTAGTCACAATAATAAAGCCTCGTTGTTATCCGAGTTGGAAGCTTTAGGCTTAAAACCCGAATATCAATGTCGTTCGGGTTATTGCGGTTCCTGTCGGGTGAAATTGAAAAAAGGCAGGGTTTCCTATAAGGAATTGCCCCTTGCCTTTGTAAACCCTGATGAGATTTTGCTTTGCTGTTGTCAGGCGGAAGAGGATTTGGAAATAGAATTGCTATCCTAG
- a CDS encoding DASS family sodium-coupled anion symporter, giving the protein MNIQTSAPKVEVRLGFKLQGLLIAVLVGIAILLIPTPEGLSTKAWGMFALFVATIVAIIAKAMPMGAATLVALVISGLSGLTPLSPAKGEVGMLSGFSNGTIWLIAIAMFLSRAVIKTGLGKRIALYFVARFGKRMMGVAYGIALADVVIGPGIPSASARGGGIMYPIMQSIADAYNSKPGPTARRAGAFLAIAVSQIDTIVCTMFLTAMAGNPLIAELAKSQGVEITWMTWFLGAIVPGIVSLILLPYFVYLIYPPELKDTPKMAEMAKEELNSMGKMSQAEWILALDFILLLLLWTVGDLVFHIPATVSAFVGLVILLLTNIMSWKNIISETAAWDTMFWFAVLVMMANALNKYGTISWISTHIADSVGSFSWPVAFTILVLVYFYTRYFFASAMAHISAMYLAFVAAAIAVGTPPIIAAIGLGYTSTLSMSLTQYAGGPGPALYGSGYNSTGQWWGVSFAVSILSLAIWFSVGGVWMKLLGWW; this is encoded by the coding sequence ATGAATATTCAAACGTCAGCACCAAAAGTTGAAGTAAGACTCGGCTTCAAGCTGCAAGGTTTGTTAATTGCAGTCCTTGTGGGAATTGCCATTTTGTTAATTCCTACACCGGAAGGATTATCGACTAAAGCTTGGGGTATGTTTGCCTTATTTGTGGCGACCATTGTGGCTATTATTGCCAAAGCAATGCCTATGGGCGCGGCAACATTAGTCGCCTTAGTCATCAGCGGATTAAGCGGACTCACGCCGCTATCGCCGGCTAAAGGCGAAGTAGGTATGTTATCCGGTTTTTCCAACGGCACAATCTGGCTAATCGCAATTGCCATGTTTTTATCCCGAGCCGTTATCAAAACCGGTTTAGGTAAACGTATAGCCCTCTACTTCGTCGCCCGTTTCGGCAAAAGAATGATGGGGGTGGCTTATGGTATCGCCCTGGCCGATGTCGTGATCGGCCCGGGTATTCCTTCCGCTTCGGCTCGCGGCGGCGGTATTATGTACCCGATTATGCAATCCATTGCAGATGCCTACAACTCCAAACCGGGACCGACCGCAAGACGTGCCGGCGCATTCCTGGCCATTGCCGTTTCGCAAATCGATACTATTGTTTGTACCATGTTCTTAACCGCCATGGCTGGCAACCCGTTAATTGCCGAATTAGCCAAATCACAAGGTGTTGAAATTACCTGGATGACCTGGTTTTTAGGTGCTATCGTTCCCGGTATCGTGAGCCTGATTTTATTACCTTATTTCGTTTATCTCATTTATCCGCCGGAATTGAAAGATACGCCGAAAATGGCAGAAATGGCAAAAGAAGAACTAAACAGCATGGGGAAAATGAGCCAAGCCGAATGGATCCTTGCGTTAGACTTCATCTTGTTATTGCTATTATGGACGGTAGGTGACCTGGTTTTCCATATTCCCGCCACCGTTTCCGCCTTTGTCGGTCTGGTTATCTTATTATTAACCAATATTATGAGCTGGAAAAATATCATCTCGGAAACCGCCGCATGGGATACCATGTTCTGGTTTGCCGTATTGGTGATGATGGCTAACGCATTAAATAAATACGGCACAATTAGCTGGATTTCAACCCATATTGCCGATTCGGTAGGCTCGTTTAGCTGGCCTGTTGCCTTTACGATTTTAGTGCTGGTTTATTTCTATACCCGCTATTTCTTTGCCTCCGCAATGGCGCATATTTCCGCCATGTACCTGGCATTTGTAGCGGCGGCTATCGCTGTGGGTACGCCGCCGATAATCGCAGCAATCGGATTAGGCTACACATCAACATTATCCATGAGCTTAACTCAATATGCCGGCGGTCCCGGCCCCGCATTATATGGTTCGGGTTATAACTCAACCGGTCAATGGTGGGGCGTGAGTTTTGCCGTTTCAATCCTGTCACTTGCCATTTGGTTCAGCGTCGGCGGTGTCTGGATGAAACTTTTAGGCTGGTGGTAA
- the dapB gene encoding 4-hydroxy-tetrahydrodipicolinate reductase codes for MTLKLAIVGAGGRMGRQLIQAVQAAEGVELGAAFERKGSSLIGADAGELAGLGELGIKVAEDLTAEKDKFDIIIDFTRPEGSLEHIKFCVANNKKLILGTTGFDDAGKQAIGKAAEKTAIVFASNYSVGVNLVFKLLEKAAKVMGDYSDIEIIEAHHRHKVDAPSGTALSMGEHIAKTLGRDLKVNGVFSREGITGERKRTDIGFSTIRAADVVGEHTVWFADIGERVEISHKASSRMTFANGAVRAAKWLANKQIGLFDMTDVLDLNNL; via the coding sequence ATGACATTAAAACTTGCAATCGTTGGCGCGGGCGGACGTATGGGACGTCAGCTTATTCAGGCCGTTCAAGCAGCGGAAGGCGTGGAATTAGGCGCCGCATTTGAGCGTAAAGGTTCTTCCTTAATCGGTGCCGATGCAGGCGAATTAGCGGGACTCGGCGAATTAGGTATTAAAGTTGCCGAAGATCTTACCGCCGAAAAAGATAAATTCGATATTATTATCGATTTCACCCGTCCGGAAGGATCTCTAGAACATATTAAATTTTGTGTCGCCAATAATAAAAAATTGATTTTAGGCACGACCGGGTTTGATGATGCGGGCAAACAGGCTATCGGCAAAGCCGCTGAAAAAACGGCTATTGTTTTTGCCTCTAATTATAGTGTCGGCGTCAATCTCGTTTTCAAACTGTTGGAAAAAGCCGCCAAAGTGATGGGTGATTACAGTGACATTGAAATTATTGAAGCCCACCACCGTCATAAAGTAGATGCGCCGTCCGGCACGGCGCTTTCAATGGGCGAACATATTGCCAAAACCCTCGGCCGTGATTTAAAAGTAAACGGAGTTTTCTCACGCGAAGGCATCACCGGCGAACGCAAACGAACCGATATCGGCTTTTCAACTATTCGCGCAGCCGACGTTGTGGGCGAACATACCGTTTGGTTTGCCGATATCGGCGAAAGAGTGGAGATTTCCCATAAAGCATCAAGCCGTATGACATTCGCCAACGGCGCCGTGCGTGCGGCTAAATGGCTGGCGAATAAACAAATCGGTCTGTTCGACATGACCGATGTGCTGGATCTGAATAATCTTTAA
- a CDS encoding homoserine/threonine efflux transporter, which yields MLNLIIVHFFGLVTPGPDFFYVSRMAASNSRRNVICGIIGITLGVAFWAASAMLGLAILFTTMPVLHGVIMLLGGGYLAYLGLLMVRSRTNATFAPLSAEELNKTTTVKKEIMKGLFVNLSNAKAIIYFASVMSLILVHITQVWQMLLAFAIILVETFIYFYLISVLFSRPFAKKFYSRYSRYIDNVAGIIFLIFGMILAYTGVMEMMG from the coding sequence ATGCTGAATCTTATTATTGTTCATTTTTTCGGATTGGTTACTCCGGGGCCCGATTTCTTTTATGTTAGCCGTATGGCGGCAAGCAATTCCCGCCGTAACGTTATTTGCGGTATTATAGGCATTACTTTAGGTGTCGCTTTCTGGGCGGCCTCGGCAATGTTGGGGTTAGCGATTTTATTCACCACTATGCCGGTTTTACACGGCGTTATTATGTTGCTTGGCGGCGGTTATTTGGCTTATTTAGGCTTGTTAATGGTAAGAAGTCGCACAAATGCAACCTTTGCTCCTCTTTCGGCGGAAGAATTAAATAAAACGACTACCGTTAAAAAAGAGATCATGAAAGGATTATTTGTTAATCTCTCTAACGCAAAAGCTATTATTTATTTTGCCAGCGTGATGTCGTTGATTTTAGTCCATATCACCCAGGTCTGGCAGATGTTGCTGGCTTTTGCCATTATTCTGGTTGAAACTTTTATTTATTTTTATTTAATTTCGGTCTTGTTTTCCCGACCTTTCGCAAAAAAATTCTATAGCAGATATAGTCGTTATATTGATAATGTAGCTGGTATAATCTTTTTGATTTTTGGTATGATTCTCGCTTATACAGGCGTTATGGAAATGATGGGCTGA
- a CDS encoding phosphatidylglycerophosphatase A family protein, translating into MAHSSSTTNPLDKLSLRNPVHLLALGFGSGLIRPAPGTWGSLAAIIIGAPILHWIGTVPFLVLILLGFALGVYLCQKTADDMGVHDHGAIVWDEFIGIFITLLAIPQISLFWCIAAFVLFRIFDIIKPYPISYFDKRLESGFGIMVDDVLAAVYAAISLFLLHYII; encoded by the coding sequence ATGGCTCATTCATCCTCTACAACAAATCCGTTAGATAAGCTGAGTTTACGCAATCCCGTTCATTTACTTGCTTTAGGATTCGGTTCGGGCCTTATTCGCCCGGCTCCCGGTACTTGGGGAAGCCTTGCGGCAATCATTATCGGCGCGCCGATTTTACATTGGATTGGTACCGTTCCCTTTTTGGTTTTAATTCTTCTCGGTTTCGCGCTGGGGGTTTATTTGTGTCAAAAAACCGCCGATGATATGGGCGTACATGATCACGGCGCTATCGTATGGGATGAATTTATCGGTATTTTCATCACTCTGTTAGCTATCCCGCAAATCAGCTTATTTTGGTGTATTGCCGCTTTTGTTTTATTTCGTATTTTCGACATCATAAAGCCCTACCCTATCAGTTATTTTGATAAAAGGCTGGAAAGCGGCTTCGGCATTATGGTTGATGACGTGCTGGCGGCGGTTTATGCGGCTATTTCATTATTCCTTCTTCACTATATTATTTAA
- the thiL gene encoding thiamine-phosphate kinase codes for MAEGEFDLINRYFALSKQIPRQDVILSIGDDCAITQLKADQRLAVTTDTMVENSHFYPTIPPRALGYKAVATNLSDLAAMGATPAWISLALTLPKTDSHWLNEFSKGMFEILNRYDVTLIGGDTTKGEIPTVTITAQGLLGDYALCRHQAKIGDWIYVSGTLGDALAGFYLNRDIYEGKKSAVGFDEDFFIQRNLYPIPRIEFGKTLAKYRLANAALDISDGFMGDLMHILERSQVSAVVNLEDLPLSPQLSAYYGREKAELMALQGGEDYELCFTVSDENKTKLDQYLAPLNVPYTCVGQICAAEDNPVIRLQRYKQEVNLSIHSFDHFK; via the coding sequence ATGGCTGAAGGTGAATTTGATCTTATTAATCGATATTTCGCTTTATCTAAACAAATTCCCCGGCAAGATGTTATCCTCTCTATTGGTGATGACTGCGCTATCACTCAGCTGAAAGCTGATCAACGTTTAGCCGTCACCACCGATACCATGGTTGAAAATTCTCATTTTTATCCGACTATTCCTCCTCGCGCATTAGGTTATAAAGCCGTCGCCACAAATTTAAGCGATCTTGCCGCCATGGGAGCGACGCCTGCCTGGATTTCTCTTGCACTCACCTTACCTAAAACGGATTCTCATTGGTTGAACGAATTTAGCAAAGGCATGTTTGAGATCCTAAACCGCTATGATGTGACATTAATCGGCGGCGATACCACAAAAGGGGAAATTCCGACCGTTACCATTACCGCACAAGGTCTTCTCGGCGATTATGCCCTTTGCCGTCATCAAGCGAAGATCGGCGACTGGATTTATGTTTCCGGTACTTTAGGTGATGCGCTAGCCGGTTTTTATCTGAACCGGGATATTTATGAAGGCAAAAAAAGTGCGGTCGGTTTTGACGAAGATTTTTTTATTCAGCGTAATCTTTACCCCATTCCTCGCATTGAGTTTGGGAAAACCTTAGCGAAATATCGTCTTGCCAACGCGGCGTTAGATATTTCCGACGGCTTTATGGGCGATTTAATGCATATTCTTGAACGTAGCCAAGTCAGTGCGGTGGTAAATTTAGAAGATTTGCCCCTGTCACCGCAATTAAGCGCTTATTACGGGCGAGAAAAAGCCGAACTCATGGCGCTACAAGGCGGTGAAGATTACGAACTTTGTTTTACGGTCAGCGATGAAAATAAAACAAAATTAGATCAATATCTTGCCCCCTTAAATGTGCCTTATACTTGTGTCGGACAAATTTGTGCGGCAGAGGATAATCCGGTCATTCGCTTGCAACGTTATAAGCAAGAGGTTAACCTATCGATACATAGCTTTGATCATTTCAAATAG
- the nusB gene encoding transcription antitermination factor NusB, whose translation MTEQIKKRPSPRRRARECAVQALYSFQISQNPVETVELSFVTDQDMKGVDMPYFRKLFRQTVENIPSVDSTMAPYLDRSADELDPIEKAILRLSVYELKYELDVPYKVVINEAIEVAKTFGAEDSHKYINGVLDKIAPALARK comes from the coding sequence ATGACAGAACAAATAAAAAAACGTCCGTCACCACGTCGTCGTGCGAGAGAATGTGCGGTTCAAGCCTTATATTCTTTTCAGATTTCGCAAAATCCGGTAGAAACCGTTGAGTTATCTTTCGTTACCGATCAGGATATGAAAGGTGTGGATATGCCTTATTTCCGCAAACTTTTCCGTCAAACCGTTGAAAATATTCCAAGTGTTGACAGTACAATGGCACCTTATTTGGATCGTAGTGCGGATGAATTAGATCCTATTGAAAAAGCAATCTTACGTTTATCGGTTTACGAATTAAAATATGAATTGGACGTGCCTTACAAAGTAGTGATTAATGAAGCCATTGAAGTGGCAAAAACCTTCGGTGCGGAAGATAGCCATAAATATATCAATGGCGTATTAGATAAAATCGCGCCGGCGTTAGCACGCAAATAA
- the ribE gene encoding 6,7-dimethyl-8-ribityllumazine synthase, producing MKVLEGGLAAPNAKVAVVVARFNSFINDSLVEGAVDALKRIGQVKDENITLVRVPGAYELPLAVRRLADSKKYDAIVALGTVIRGGTAHFEYVAGGASNGIGHVSLESNVPVAFGVLTTENIEQAIDRAGTKSGNKGAEAALVALEMVNLLAQINA from the coding sequence ATGAAAGTATTAGAAGGTGGTTTGGCAGCGCCAAATGCAAAAGTTGCCGTTGTTGTCGCTCGTTTTAACAGTTTTATTAATGATAGTTTAGTAGAAGGCGCCGTTGATGCGCTAAAACGTATTGGCCAGGTAAAAGATGAGAATATTACACTGGTACGCGTACCGGGCGCTTACGAATTACCATTAGCGGTTCGCCGTTTAGCGGACAGCAAAAAATATGACGCCATCGTAGCGTTAGGTACGGTTATTCGCGGTGGTACAGCGCATTTTGAATATGTCGCCGGCGGTGCAAGCAACGGTATCGGTCATGTTTCGTTAGAATCAAACGTTCCGGTTGCTTTCGGCGTTTTAACTACTGAAAACATTGAGCAAGCAATTGATCGTGCCGGCACAAAATCCGGTAATAAAGGGGCTGAAGCGGCATTAGTTGCGCTGGAAATGGTTAATTTATTAGCTCAAATCAACGCATAA
- a CDS encoding aromatic amino acid transport family protein: MKNKTFGSALLVAGTTIGAGMLAMPLTSAEMGFTYTMALLFLLWILLSYSALLFVEVYQTVQRKDAGIATLAEQYFGMVGRVLATLSLVIFMYAILSAYVTGGGSLLAGVLPFLGEHAAPISIIAFTVILGIFIVISTGAVDGLTRLLFMIKLVAFVLVLTMMLPLVQGENLMAMPLKEFLIISASPVFFTSFGFHVIIPSINNYLDGDIKRLRAAIIGGTALPLVAYILWQMATHGVFPQVKFVEIINNDPTLNGLVDATYHVTGSNLISGSVRLFSTLALVTSFLGVSLSLFDCLDDLLKRINIKAGRLALGVLTFLPPLAFALFYPEGFIAALGYAGQMFTFYGLVLPVGLAWRARKLHPNLPYRVIGGNLTLLIALLLGLLIMNVPFLIEGGYLPKVIG; encoded by the coding sequence ATGAAAAATAAAACCTTTGGGAGCGCTTTACTTGTAGCGGGAACGACAATTGGCGCCGGTATGCTAGCCATGCCGCTGACTTCTGCGGAAATGGGTTTTACTTACACCATGGCTCTATTATTTTTATTATGGATTTTGCTTTCTTACAGCGCATTACTTTTTGTTGAAGTGTATCAAACCGTACAGCGTAAAGATGCGGGAATCGCCACCCTTGCCGAACAATATTTTGGCATGGTAGGCCGGGTTCTCGCTACCTTGTCGCTTGTTATTTTTATGTATGCGATTCTTTCGGCTTATGTGACCGGCGGCGGTTCGTTATTAGCCGGTGTTTTACCGTTTTTAGGGGAACATGCCGCACCGATTTCTATTATTGCATTCACTGTGATTTTAGGGATTTTTATTGTTATCAGTACAGGTGCGGTAGATGGGCTGACCCGCTTATTGTTTATGATTAAACTCGTCGCATTTGTGCTTGTATTGACTATGATGTTGCCTCTTGTTCAAGGTGAAAATTTAATGGCGATGCCACTGAAAGAGTTCTTAATTATTTCCGCAAGCCCGGTTTTTTTCACTTCTTTCGGCTTCCACGTAATTATTCCTAGTATTAATAATTACTTAGACGGCGATATTAAGCGCCTGCGTGCGGCGATTATCGGCGGTACGGCGCTTCCGTTAGTTGCGTATATTTTGTGGCAAATGGCAACACACGGCGTATTCCCTCAGGTTAAGTTTGTCGAGATCATCAATAATGATCCGACTTTAAACGGTTTGGTTGATGCCACTTACCACGTGACGGGAAGTAATTTAATCAGCGGTTCAGTGCGTTTATTTTCGACACTTGCCTTAGTTACCTCATTCCTGGGCGTTTCCTTATCGTTATTTGATTGCTTAGACGATTTATTAAAACGTATCAACATTAAAGCCGGTCGCCTTGCATTAGGCGTATTAACTTTCTTACCGCCTCTCGCTTTTGCATTATTTTATCCGGAAGGCTTTATTGCCGCGTTAGGTTATGCCGGTCAAATGTTCACTTTCTACGGTTTAGTACTACCGGTCGGTCTTGCATGGCGAGCAAGAAAACTGCATCCGAATCTCCCGTATCGAGTAATCGGTGGAAACTTAACCCTATTAATCGCGTTATTGCTGGGCTTACTCATCATGAACGTCCCGTTCCTAATTGAAGGCGGATATTTACCAAAAGTAATAGGCTAG
- the cas2 gene encoding CRISPR-associated endonuclease Cas2 codes for MMILITYDVSLENEGGERRLRHIAKHCLDYGIRVQYSVFECEVTPAQWVELKDKLLNTYDKETDSLRFYQLGSKWKHRVEHYGAKRAIDMFRDILII; via the coding sequence ATGATGATTTTAATTACATATGATGTGTCATTAGAAAATGAAGGCGGAGAACGTCGATTACGTCATATTGCAAAGCATTGTTTAGATTACGGAATACGCGTACAATACTCTGTGTTTGAGTGTGAAGTGACACCCGCGCAATGGGTCGAATTAAAAGATAAGTTACTTAATACCTACGACAAAGAAACCGATAGTTTACGTTTTTACCAACTTGGAAGTAAATGGAAACATCGAGTCGAACATTACGGAGCAAAACGTGCCATTGATATGTTTAGAGATATTTTAATTATCTAA
- the cas1c gene encoding type I-C CRISPR-associated endonuclease Cas1c, protein MRKLQNTLYITTQGSYLHKERETLVVEQDRKKVAQLPVHSIGHIFCFGNVLVSPFLMGFCGENNVNLAFFTETGRYLGRLQGRQSGNVLLRRAQYRISEQNPIPIARNIIAAKIQSAKRVLQRRLRNHGEHEEVQAAVMALNFSLQQLKRAENLDLIRGIEGDAAARYFGVFQHLLAEKNGFGFDGRNRRPPRDGVNALLSFLYSILGKDISGALQGVGLDPQVGFLHADRPGRDSLAQDLLEEFRAWWVDRMVLSLINRGQIKPQDFVTEVGGAVNMKPEARRLLFQSLQAKKQEKIVHPFLQEEVEIGLLPYIQAMLLARHLRGDLAEYPPFLMR, encoded by the coding sequence ATGCGAAAACTACAAAACACCCTCTATATCACTACCCAAGGTAGCTACTTACATAAAGAACGAGAAACCTTGGTGGTGGAGCAAGATAGAAAGAAAGTGGCTCAATTACCGGTGCATTCTATCGGGCATATTTTCTGTTTTGGGAATGTGTTAGTGTCGCCGTTTTTAATGGGGTTTTGTGGTGAAAATAACGTTAATCTGGCTTTTTTCACTGAAACAGGGCGTTATTTAGGGCGGTTGCAAGGTCGGCAAAGTGGTAATGTGCTATTGCGCCGCGCTCAATATCGTATTTCCGAACAAAATCCTATCCCTATCGCACGTAATATCATCGCGGCAAAAATCCAGTCGGCTAAACGGGTGTTGCAGCGTCGTTTACGTAATCACGGTGAACATGAGGAAGTACAGGCAGCCGTTATGGCACTGAATTTCAGTTTGCAGCAGTTAAAACGAGCAGAAAATCTGGATTTAATTCGTGGTATTGAAGGCGATGCCGCTGCCCGCTATTTCGGTGTGTTTCAACATTTGCTGGCGGAAAAAAACGGTTTTGGTTTTGACGGCCGCAACCGCCGCCCACCGCGCGATGGCGTGAATGCGTTATTGTCATTTTTATACAGCATTTTAGGCAAAGACATCAGTGGTGCGCTGCAAGGTGTGGGCTTGGATCCGCAAGTAGGTTTTCTACACGCCGATCGTCCCGGTCGAGATAGTCTGGCGCAAGACCTCCTCGAAGAATTTCGTGCCTGGTGGGTGGACAGAATGGTACTATCGCTGATTAACCGAGGTCAAATTAAGCCGCAGGATTTTGTTACCGAAGTCGGCGGTGCGGTGAATATGAAGCCTGAAGCGCGCAGGCTGTTGTTTCAAAGTTTGCAGGCGAAAAAACAGGAAAAAATCGTCCATCCGTTTTTGCAGGAAGAAGTGGAAATCGGTCTTTTGCCTTATATTCAGGCGATGCTGCTAGCGCGCCATTTACGCGGCGATTTAGCTGAATATCCGCCGTTTTTAATGCGCTAA
- a CDS encoding virulence RhuM family protein, translating into MKNKSQSELSTTRSSAAEYLTFVAATGGSAQSMEMRYENENIWLTQKMMATLYDVSVPAINQHLKRIFDDGELLPEAVIKDYLITADDGKQYRTKHYNLQAIVAVGFKINNARAVQFRKWAGQIVKDYTIQGWTMDVDRLKKGHMFTDEYFERQLEYIREIRLSERKFYQKVTDLYATAFDYDEHASTTRDFFALVQNKLHWAVHRHTAAELIVARANADKQHMGLTHWESAPHGKIIRSDVAVAKNYLNPQELDYLERIVSLYLDFAELQAMRKIPMSMQDWAKRLDGFLEFNGNEILTGPGKISHEQAKLHAETEFEKYRIVQDRLFESDFDRLLKKSEEN; encoded by the coding sequence ATGAAGAATAAATCCCAAAGTGAACTGTCCACTACCCGCTCTTCGGCGGCGGAGTATCTGACCTTTGTGGCGGCAACGGGCGGTTCGGCACAGTCGATGGAAATGCGTTATGAAAATGAAAATATCTGGTTGACACAGAAGATGATGGCAACACTGTATGACGTGTCTGTGCCTGCTATTAATCAGCATCTGAAACGGATTTTTGATGATGGTGAGCTATTGCCCGAGGCAGTTATTAAGGATTACTTAATAACTGCGGATGACGGTAAGCAGTACCGCACCAAGCACTATAATTTGCAAGCCATTGTTGCCGTGGGATTTAAAATCAATAATGCGCGGGCGGTGCAGTTTCGCAAATGGGCAGGACAGATTGTGAAGGACTACACCATCCAAGGCTGGACGATGGATGTGGATCGGTTGAAAAAAGGCCATATGTTCACGGATGAATATTTTGAGCGGCAGTTGGAATATATTCGTGAAATCCGCCTTTCCGAACGTAAGTTTTATCAAAAAGTAACCGATTTGTATGCCACAGCCTTTGATTATGATGAGCATGCTTCCACTACACGTGATTTTTTTGCGTTGGTGCAAAACAAGCTGCATTGGGCGGTGCACCGTCATACCGCTGCAGAACTGATTGTCGCGCGCGCCAATGCCGATAAACAGCATATGGGCTTAACACATTGGGAATCCGCGCCGCATGGAAAAATTATCCGTTCCGATGTTGCGGTTGCCAAAAATTATCTCAATCCGCAAGAGCTGGATTATCTGGAACGTATTGTGTCGCTTTATCTGGATTTTGCCGAGCTTCAGGCGATGCGGAAAATTCCGATGTCCATGCAGGATTGGGCAAAACGGCTGGACGGTTTTCTTGAGTTTAACGGCAATGAAATATTGACCGGTCCGGGAAAAATTTCACACGAACAGGCAAAGTTACACGCGGAAACCGAATTTGAAAAATACCGTATTGTGCAGGACAGGCTATTTGAAAGCGATTTCGATCGTCTGTTGAAAAAATCGGAAGAGAATTAA